A single region of the Kryptolebias marmoratus isolate JLee-2015 linkage group LG10, ASM164957v2, whole genome shotgun sequence genome encodes:
- the myo10l1 gene encoding unconventional myosin-X: protein MESFFAEGTRVWVREKEQLLPATVNSCGDGTLVVTTDYGEVLYLQQAEVNRERVCAMHQSSIDGVEDMSALAELHEAAIMHNLHQRYQKDGIYTNIGSILAAVNPYKQIPGLYDLERVDLYSKHHLGELPPHIFAVANECYRCIWKRHDSQCVLISGESGAGKTESTKLLLQFLSVMSQNSVGTPPSEKSTRVEQAIVQSSPIMEAFGNAKTVYNNNSSRFGKFIQLHFSECGNIQGGCVIDYLLEKNRVVRQNPGERNYHIFYALLAGASKENKSLYYLEDPAESYHYLSQSGCLKDKSLNDKELYNSVMEALKVLEFSEEEIRDMFKLLSGVLQLGNIEFMTAGGAQITTKQVVTNASELLGLDAFQLSEVLTQRSIILRGEEICSPLTIEQAIDSRDSVAMALYSQCFSWIILKINQKIKGKENFKSIGILDIFGFENFEVNRFEQFNINYANEKLQEYFNKHIFSLEQLEYNREGVQWEAIDWMDNAECLDLIEKKLGLLALVNEESRFPKGTDFTLLEKLHSRHSTNPYFVKPRVADHQFGIKHYAGEVLYDVRGILEKNRDTFRDDILNMLKDSRQDFIYDLFEKVGSRNNEEKMGTARRKPTVSSQFRDSLHALMATLSVSNPFFIRCIKPNMEKNPNVFDPEIVLNQLRYSGMLETVKIRRAGFPVRRTFKDFFSRYKIILKDKVPAAGDDKKRSTDFLFKYDKTKKEWQLGKTKVFMKESLEHLLEKDRDEVRRQAAMIIRAHLLTFSAKKHFRQVRTSVVTLQKHLRRHIQRRRFVKQRKAALVLQRHRRGQVARARVSKLKEEKRKREEEQRKKEEEERKETGEEEKDEEKEGDENNGKSSEDEARQMEEILQLEREIERLQKKREDEVSQLCESSKQELQLRRDAELKRMKKEASRKATELIDLLNFGGVDPTLEAAAEVKTARAASTTRGASKEEDVDEGFHAEEECIPLPDFPPPAESDSPLVQDIFAHLPPPPPAFAEGTVPPAPPPPPPLPTDGTAADGIPPPPPLPPPGDGAAVPPPPPPXXXXXXXXXPGAGAAVPPPPPPPPPPPPGEGEIKEDGKLEPERKVSMVESLVDGEEPIYSMPADTESDYDQEEEEGSVTAGDDSSVSGSNRGSAAVTDEEHPRKSTCTNTSMESYRGSSDSYADSDDEHDGLMDTDEEVTNGRVTLLNGNAPPYFHGYLYMKAGLMIPWRRRWCVLKDETFMWFRSKQESLKSGWLYKKGGGLSTLSRRLNWKMRWFVLRDSKLMYYDNDSEEKLKGTIDIKAAKEIVDNHEKENALNIVTDERTYQVFAESPEDASGWFNVLSKVRVCTPEQLMEMSHEQANPKNAVGTLDVGLIDSVCASDNPDRPNSFVIITANRVIHCNSDTPEEMHHWISLLQKPKGDARIDGQEFLARGWLHKEMKTNSKSTSLKLKKRWFVLTNNSLDYYKSSERNSSKMGTLVLNSLCSVIQPDERVHRETGYWNITVYGRKHSYRLYTKMLNEAMRWTAAILGVIESKTPIETPTLQLIRDIKENSVNPEIVEQMYRRNPILRYTQHPLHAPLLPLPYGEVTSLQRQQGYASLQDEAVRVFNSLQEMETLADTVPIIQGILQTCQDLRPLRDEVYCQVIKQTNHVPQPNSPANRAHWHLLTCMSCTFLPSRAILRYLRFHLKRIRERYPGTEIERYASFIGESLKKTKTREFVPSQEEIAALLLRQEMSTTVYCHGGGSCKISINSHTTAGEVVEKLIRGLAMEDSKNLFSLFEHNGFTDRALESRVIVADVLAKFERLAGSEEEEEEGEWKLYFKLYCFLDVESMPKEGVEFAFMFEQAHESLISGHFPASEETLQHLAALRLQYLHGDGAGRAGWSLGSVYPIGRLRNRILQSTKPGVGAAAGAGCRGSGGIGDAIGSIGGQGGVGMGSEKRKTPTFRDTSLKRSKTGSLKKQKVEGEQRLEMWVKEETSATRTSILEKWTRLQGMPQHQAMLKYMSIIKEWPGYGSTLFDVECKEGGFPHDLWLGVSADNVSVYKRGEPKPLETFQYEHITFFGASQPCTYKIIVDEREMFFETPQVGEITKIMKAYINMMVKKRCSIMSVSSVASSWAR, encoded by the exons GTGCTGTACCTGCAGCAGGCCGAGGTCAACCGGGAGCGGGTGTGTGCCATGCACCAGTCCAGCATCGATGGGGTGGAGGACATGTCGGCGCTGGCTGAGCTCCACGAGGCTGCCATCATGCACAACCTCCACCAGCGCTACCAGAAGGACGGCATCtat acCAACATCGGCAGCATCCTGGCAGCTGTTAACCCGTACAAGCAGATCCCAGGTCTGTATGACCTAGAGAGGGTGGATCTGTACTCCAAGCACCATCTGGGGGAGCTGCCGCCGCACATTTTCGCTGTGGCCAATGAATGTTACCGATGCATCTGGAAACGCCACGACAGCCAGTGTGTCCTCATCAG TGGTGAATCGGGGGCAGGGAAGACGGAGAGCaccaagctgctgctgcagtttctgtCGGTGATGAGCCAGAACTCGGTGGGGACTCCTCCATCAGAGAAGAGCACGCGGGTGGAGCAGGCCATTGTGCAGAGCAG TCCGATCATGGAAGCGTTTGGGAACGCTAAAACTGTTTACAACAACAACTCCAGTCGTTTTGGGAAGTTCATCCAGCTTCACTTCTCTGAGTGTGGAAACATCCAAGGAGGCTGCGTCATTGATT ATTTACTGGAGAAG AACCGAGTGGTACGACAGAACCCCGGAGAGAGGAACTACCACATCTTCTACGCTCTGCTGGCAGGAGCTAGTAAagagaataaaa GTCTGTACTACCTGGAGGATCCTGCTGAATCCTACCACTACCTCAGCCAATCAGGATGTCTGAAGGATAAGAGCCTAAATGACAAAGAGCTGTATAACAGTGTTATG GAGGCGCTGAAGGTGTTAGAGTTTTCAGAGGAGGAGATCAGGGACATGTTCAAGCTGCTGTCAGGAGTCCTGCAGCTCGGCAACATCGAGTTCATGACTGCCGGAGGAGCCCAGATCACCACCAAGCAGG TGGTCACTAATGCCAGCGAACTGTTGGGTCTGGATGCCTTCCAGCTGTCCGAGGTCCTGACTCAGCGCTCCATAATCCTCAGAGGAGAGGAAATCTGCTCCCCTCTCACTATCGAGCAG GCCATTGACTCCAGGGACTCTGTTGCCATGGCCTTATATTCACAGTGTTTCTCCTGGATCATCCTCAAGATTAACCAGAAAatcaaaggaaaagaaaatttcAAATCCATCGGCATCCTTGATATCTTTGGCTTTGAAAACTTTGAG GTGAACCGTTTCGAGCAGTTTAACATCAACTACGCCAACGAGAAGCTACAGGAGTACTTCAACAAGCACATCTTCTCCCTGGAGCAGCTGGAATACAACAG GGAAGGTGTTCAGTGGGAAGCAATCGACTGGATGGACAATGCAGAGTGTCTTGACCTGATAGAGAag aAACTCGGCTTATTGGCACTTGTAAATGAAGAGAGCCGATTCCCCAAAGGCACAGATTTCACTCTGCTGGAGAAGTTGCACAGCAGGCACTCA ACAAACCCTTACTTTGTGAAGCCCCGAGTTGCAGATCATCAGTTCGGCATCAAACATTACGCCGGAGAG GTTTTATATGATGTCAGAGGAATCTTGGAGAAGAACAGAGACACTTTCAGAGACGACATCCTGAACATGCTCAAGGACAGCAG ACAGGACTTCATCTACGACTTGTTTGAGAAGGTTGGCAGCAGGAACAACGAGGAGAAGATGGGAACAGCCAGACGCAAACCCACAGTGAGCTCCCAGTTCAGG GACTCTCTTCACGCTCTCATGGCCACTCTCAGTGTTTCCAATCCTTTCTTCATTCGCTGCATTAAACCAAATATGGAAAAG AATCCAAATGTGTTTGACCCAGAGATCGTCCTGAACCAGCTACGATATTCCGGCATGTTGGAAACAGTGAAGATCCGTCGCGCTGGTTTCCCCGTTCGCAGaacttttaaagactttttttcacG GtataagatcattttaaaagacaaggTTCCAGCAGCGGGAGACGATAAGAAAAGAAGCACAgactttttattcaaatatgaCAAGACCAAGAAGGAGTGGCAGCTAGGAAAGACCAAG GTGTTCATGAAAGAGTCTTTGGAGCACCTTTTGGAGAAGGACAGGGATGAAGTTCGCCGCCAAGCTGCCATGATAATCCGAGCCCACCTACTCACCTTCTCTGCAAA GAAGCATTTCAGGCAGGTCCGCACCAGCGTCGTCACCCTGCAGAAACACCTCCGGAGGCACATCCAACGCAGGCGCTTCGTCAAGCAACGCAAGGCAGCGCTGgtgctgcagagacacaggagAGGCCAGGTGGCCCGCGCCCGTGTGTCCAAGCTTAaagaagagaagaggaagagggaggaggagcaaaggaagaaggaggaggaggagaggaaagagaCGGGCGAAGAGGAGAAAGACGAAGAGAAGGAAGGAGACGAGAATAACGGGAAATCATCTGAG GATGAAGCTCGCCAAATGGAGGAGATCCTTCAGCTTGAACGAGAGATCGAGCGCTTGCAGAAGAAACGGGAGGATGAGGTGTCGCAGCTCTGCGAGTCGTCCaaacaggagctgcagctgcgCCGGGACGCTGAGCTCAAGCGGATGAAGAAGGAGGCGTCCCGCAAAGCTACCGAGCTGATCGACCTCCTGAACTTCGGGGGGGTGGACCCCACCCTGGAAGCTGCAGCGGAGGTGAAAACAGCGAGGGCGGCAAGCACCACCCGAGGGGCGTCTAAAGAGGAGGATGTAGACGAAGGGTTCCACGCTGAGGAGGAGTGCATCCCCCTGCCGGACTTCCCTCCTCCTGCTGAGTCTGACTCTCCTCTGGTTCAGGACATATTTGCtcacctcccccctcctccacctgccTTCGCAGAGGGAACCGTCCCCCCCGCgccacctcctcctccgcccCTGCCCACAGACGGCACCGCTGCCGACGGaattcctccccctcctcctcttcctccacccgGAGACGGTGCTGCGGTCCCTCCACCACCCCCACCNNNNNNNNNNNNNNNNNNNNNNNNNNNGCCCGGAGCCGGTGCTGCCGTCCCTccaccccccccaccaccccctccacctcccccaGGAGAGGGGGAGATCAAGGAGGACGGCAAGCTGGAGCCTGAGAGGAAGGTGAGCATGGTGGAGAGCCTGGTGGATGGAGAGGAGCCCATCTACAGCATGCCGGCCGACACAGAGTCAGACTACGaccaggaagaggaggagggctCCGTCACCGCCGGAGACGACAGCTCCGTGTCGGGAAGCAACCGCGGGAGCGCTGCTGTGACGGACGAGGAGCATCCGAGGAAGTCGACGTGCACCAACACCAGCATGGAGTCCTACAGAGGCAGCTCTGACTCT TATGCAGACAGTGATGATGAACATGACGGCCTGATGGACACTGATGAAGAGGTGACGAACGGCAGAGTGACTTTGCTGAATGGAAACGCTCCACCGTACTTCCATGGCTACCTCTACATGAAAG CCGGTCTGATGATCCCGTGGAGGAGGCGTTGGTGCGTGCTGAAAGACGAGACCTTCATGTGGTTCCGGTCCAAACAGGAGTCGCTGAAGTCGGGATGGCTCTACAAGAAAGGAGGAGGCCTCTCCACTCTTTCCCGGAGGTT GAACTGGAAGATGCGCTGGTTTGTCCTGAGGGACAGCAAGCTGATGTACTACGACAACGACAGCGAGGAGAAGCTGAAGGGAACCATTGACATCAAAGCGGCCAA ggAGATTGTCGACAATCACGAAAAGGAGAACGCTCTGAACATCGTGACGGACGAGAGGACATACCAGGTCTTTGCCGAGTCGCCAGAAGACGCAAG TGGGTGGTTTAATGTGCTCAGTAAGGTGAGAGTGTGCACTCCCGAGCAGCTGATGGAGATGTCCCACGAGCAGGCCAACCCCAAAAACGCTGTT GGAACTCTTGATGTGGGATTGATTGACTCCGTTTGCGCATCAGATAACCCTGATCG TCCAAACTCCTTCGTCATCATTACAGCCAACCGCGTGATCCACTGCAACAGCGACACGCCAGAGGAGATGCACCACTGGATCAGCCTGCTGCAGAAACCCAAAGGAGACGCCAGGATAGATGGGCAGGAGTTCCTCGCCAGGG GCTGGCTCCACAAAGAGATGAAGACGAACTCTAAGAGCACCTCCCTGAAGCTGAAGAAACGCTGGTTTGTTCTGACTAACAACTCGCTGGATTACTACAAGAGCTCAGAGCGAAACTCCTCCAAGATGGGAACCCTGGTCCTCAACTCCCTCTGCTCGGTCATTCAGCCGGACGAACGGGTGCACAGGGAGACAG GCTACTGGAACATCACGGTGTATGGAAGGAAGCACTCCTACCGCCTGTACACCAAGATGCTGAATGAAGCCATGAGATGGACCGCTGCAATACTGGGAGTCATAGAAAGCAAAACCCCGATAGAAACTCCAACTCTGCAGCTCATCAGAGACATTAAG GAGAACAGCGTGAACCCAGAAATAGTGGAGCAGATGTACAGGAGGAACCCCATCCTTAGATACACTCAGCATCCTCTGCACGCCCCTCTGCTGCCGCTCCCTTATGGAGAGGTCACCAGCT TGCAAAGGCAGCAGGGTTACGCCAGCCTGCAGGATGAGGCGGTGAGAGTTTTTAACTCACTGCAGGAGATGGAGACGCTGGCAGACACGGTGCCCATCATTCAGGGCATCCTGCAGACCTGCCAGGACCTGCGCCCTCTCAGGGATGAG gtttattGTCAGGTGATCAAGCAGACCAATCATGTGCCTCAGCCAAACAGCCCAGCCAATCGGGCGCACTGGCACCTGCTCACCTGCATGAGCTGCACTTTCCTACCCAGCCGAGCCATCCTCAGATACCTCCGCTTCCACCTCAAACG gaTACGCGAACGCTATCCCGGCACCGAGATTGAGCGGTATGCAAGTTTCATCGGGGAATCCCTGAAGAAGACCAAGACTCGTGAGTTCGTTCCGTCTCAGGAGGAGATTGCTGCCCTCCTGCTGAGACAGGAGATGAGCACCACCGTGTACTGCCACGGAGGAGGCTCCTGCAAGATCTCCATCAACTCGCACACCACAGCTGGAGAG GTTGTGGAGAAGCTGATCCGAGGTCTGGCCATGGAGGACAGCAAGaacctgttttctctcttcGAGCACAACGGCTTCACGGATCGAGCTCTTGAGAGCAGGGTGATTGTAGCAGACGTTCTGGCCAAGTTTGAGAG ACTGGCAGGaagtgaagaggaggaagaggagggagagtgGAAACTGTACTTCAAGCTGTACTGCTTCTTGGATGTTGAGAGCATGCCTAAAGAGGGAGTGGAGTTTGCATTCATGTTTGAACAG gCCCATGAGTCGTTGATAAGTGGCCACTTCCCAGCCTCCGAGGAGACTTTACAGCACCTGGCAGCTTTACGTCTCCAGTATCTCCATGGCGACGGAGCAGGGCGGGCCGGCTGGAGCCTGGGAAGCGTCTATCCCATCGGACGCCTTCGCAACCGCATCCTGCAGTCCACCAAGCCGGGCGTAGGCGCAGCAGCGGGAGCTGGATGCAGAGGAAGCGGAGGAATAGGAGATGCGATCGGCTCAATAGGGGGACAGGGCGGGGTCGGGATGGGCTCTGAGAAACGAAAGACCCCCACCTTCAGGGACACCTCGCTGAAGAGAAGCAAAACGGGTTCACTGAAGAAACAGAAG GTGGAGGGCGAGCAAAGGCTGGAGATGTGGGTGAAGGAGGAGACGTCTGCCACGCGCACGAGCATCCTGGAGAAGTGGACCCGTCTGCAGGGCATGCCACAGCACCAGGCCATGCTGAAATACATGAGCATCATCAAAGAGTGGCCTGGGTATGGCTCCACTCTGTTCGATGTGGAG TGTAAAGAAGGGGGTTTCCCTCATGATCTGTGGCTGGGCGTGAGTGCTGACAACGTTTCTGTGTATAAACGGGGCGAACCCAAACCACTGGAGACCTTCCAGTATGAACACATCACCTTCTTCGGAGCGTCACAGCCCTGCACCTATAAGATCATCGTGGATGAGAGGGAGATGTTCTTTGAGACGCCACAG GTTGGAGAGATCACCAAGATCATGAAGGCCTACATCAACATGATGGTGAAGAAACGTTGCAGCATCATGTCCGTGAGCAGCGTGGCTAGTTCCTGGGCCAGGTGA